ccatattgtttgttttcttgcaGTACTTGCTTAGGACTCTTCAGCAACTAAgaagtgaaaatgatattgCTCTACAACTTGCCAAGTTTGTCCCCTCCTCTCCATgctcttaatttttttcaatacaAGCAATGAAGAAATGAGAAATATTTGCGTTTGCGTGTGCCCGTAACATCACCACGTGGTGGTATTACCAATCCACTAAAATTATAACGCGTGGTGATAtcaagtttatattttataatatactAACCTCTTCGCACGTGTTTCCGCGTCTGTgataaactttttttaaaatttttaaaatttattttagaattaaaaaaagataatgggtagttgtttTCCATAAAAATGGgattcattatctgatttttcttttaattttaatttttttaatatgaaaaatttaCCACATTgtcctaatttaattaataatttcaattcttaatgtttacATTAACCAATgatattttctgatattttgaatgttttaccattatcaattttttgctatatatatatatatatatatagattaataaatgtatatgaGTTATAATAGGTGGAATGATAACAACACGGCCACACCGAATAGtttcacatttttctataaatagcTTGGTtgatattgtttgttttttcctttgtgtGGCCTCAACTCTGGATGCTTGAATCGAAGTAGTCCCACGGCTGTTAGCTCTGAAATTGAGGTACAAACTTTGCTGCTTGTGTGAGGTTGTTTTTGTAAGCTTATgttactttgtttttttatgattCTTGACCTTTACAtgtttcttaaatttttttatttctgagaagaaaacaaaaaataagtttattttttcttatgatTCTTGACCTTGACATGGTTAATTCCTCTTTAATTATAGGAACTTCAACAGGAAATTGGAGGACTACAGCAACAACTTCAAATGGCCGAGGAGCAGATAAggtataaattataaaataaaaaacctataagtaaatatataatttattttttcttcattttgccAACATATTTCATCttaattttccttctttaggctataaaatttatatttctttggcTGATAAATTTATGTAGGATATATGAGCCTGACCCATTAAAAATCACATCTATGGCGGAGTTTGAATCCTGCGAAAAAAGCCTTATGGACACATTGACGCGTGTTATGCAGAGAAAGGTTGAGACACCCcctcattatttaattaaattaaaatttctgGTTTCTTATTGGGAAGAGAACTTAATTGATCATGATCtctattttcattttgcagGAATATTTGCTGAGTAATCATCTTTCTTCCTATGATTCATCTGGAATGCCCGTAAGTAAATCAATGTTTAAAGATGTTAAGATCCGCTTAATTTCATCTTGAAGCTTAAAAACGAGTATTTAAGGGGTAATTACATGTCATCTTTGAATATAAGATGTCTCTTTTATTATGAATATATACTGTGGTGTAATAATCTTGGGGCCTTCAAGATCCAAGGCAACCAGCTTAAACTGATGGATCCGATTCAGtcttatataattttaatcgGTTTCGatgatttgttgaattttttaattgaattctTAAATATGTACTGTGCATAGAGGTTTCATGCTTTTCTGCATTTGAAATTGCATAAATTATAAACAATTTAAGtcatttttcataattttgtgGATATACAGCAAGTGTTGCCAGGCTCCTTCGAGAATGAGGTTGCAGGTTGGTTATCTAGCGGCGGCCACAACCAAGCCCAAATTTACGATGCATCTGCTCCCTTGGATCATCAACTTAGGTACCTAATTAATCGAATTAAGGTTtgtgaattaattaattaaattataatgaaataccataatttttttcttaatgtgTAGGAACTTGTCTTCGACACTGTATGATCCGTTTTCACAAGGAACAAGTTCAAATGCAGATCCAAGTAGCATGGGAGAGTGTCATGTGAGTGTCACAAATGCCAGTGATGGAGAGCTTCCAACATGGCCTCAGGCTTACAGTAATTCCTCTGGGCACCCCTCCACCCTCATGCCCTCAGGCTTGTTGCCACAATTTCAGGTTCATTTCTTCCTTCTATATACACTCTATTTCATCTTTCAATATTGTCAATAAGGTTTGCCAAAAAGTAGGTGTGATGATCTTATCAGATATTGAGCATATTAGGTTAGTCAAGACTGTGTGTGCAGACGTAATTTTACCTAATCAATTATTCAAATTCACAGTTTGATATCTTAACATATTTAGAGtgtttgacaagaaaaaatttacTACCGTGCTTTACAAGATAGTGTTTGTGGTTGTGAGACTAGAAAAGGCCAACATTTTCCTGTCGTGACCTAAAAACCGTGGGTTTAGGCTGTTTTTCTAGTAGTAAGAGCcatgaatatatatttgttattTCTAATCTTGGGTTGGCGTTCTAATTGAGTCAATTAATTTGAATGATGGTGCAATTAAGCAGCATACAATGGTGGGCTCGAACATGCCAGAAATAATGCCACACGAGCAGGTGGAGATCCCAGTGGGCAGCCCCAATGTTCAAGCTTACAATGAAGGTGCAGAGTAtcatgaaaacaaagtcccTCAGCTTAATGGACATTAATGTGTGATGCCacagcatatatatatatatatatatatatatatatatatataaccttaGCTTgctgttatatatatatatatatatatatatatatatatatataaaaccttAGCTTGCTGTTATAATTTGTAGCAATACATGTAAGTAGGAGAATCAAGCAGCTCATGAGGTGCCACTGAAACTCTTGTTAAAACAACTGACAAATTTTTgcgttttattattattattatttttctttctgttttggtTGCTTGGTTGGATTATGATGTTTAAGTGTTTGTTGGAAGGTGTGTCTAGTTTGAATGATATTCTATTTTCATCcatatgtttttaattaaggACATATATATTACGATTTTGAATCCTCAGCGGATTCAggaattttaaaaggaagGGGCATTTTTAAATTGTGTTAAGACACAAGATAAAATGAATATGCCAGAAACCACCCCCCAccagcctctctctctctctctctctcagattAATAACCAAAGAACAACAGCAGttcattattaaaaaaaaaaaaaaaaaaaaaaaaaaacaagcagCAGCATATATCAAAGATTACTATAAAATCATATACCAATTCCTCATTTTGTACTAACCTTCTATTAGGAAATATCTTTGTAAATATTTGTAATATCTTTACTTGTCGAAATTAGTGTAGGTCAAATCCCACTAATATTGGATCACGTCTTCAAAGCCTTAACAGTAGGGTTGATAGAAGGCTAttgctgtatatatgtattgtaATATTTGACGTTGGTAATACAACAGAATATTCAACCATTTACTTTCTTTagatggtatcagagcttcaTCCTGGTACTTGACCCCTTCTACTTCCTAGCCACCTTCAAACACCATGTCAGATCAAACACCACCAGAAACCAGAGACAATACTTCCAAAAATTCAAGCACCAACACCAAAAATCCTGGTATGGATTCATCACATCCATATTTTGTTCATCAATCAGATCACCCCAGTCTCATGCTCGTTCCCATAAAGTTGAATGGCACCAATTACCCATCTTGGAGTAAATCCATGCTCCATGCTCTCACGGCCAAGAACAAAGTTGGCTTTGTCAACGGATCCGTTCAACCTCCAGAAACTGAACAACCAACCGAATATGCTCTTTGGAATCAATGCAACAGTATGATTTTATCATGGCTTGCTCATTCGGTGGAACCCGATCTGGCCAAAGCAGTTGTTCATGCCAAGACTGTCCATCAAGTGTGGCAAGATTTCAAAGATCAATTCTCACAGAAGAATGCACCAACCATATATCAGATACAGAAATCCATCGCCTCTCTCTCACAAGGCACCATGACGGTTTCAGACTATTACAAGAAACTCAAAGATCTCTGGGATGAATTAGAAACATATCAAACACCTCTCACATGTAACGAGATGAAAGCACACAATacacaaaaggaagaagatcgGATGATGCAATTCCTTATGGGCCTCAACGACACCTAAAACGGTGTTCGCGGGAATATCCTCATGATGTCGCCATTGCCTAATGTCCGCCAAGCCTATTCACTTGTTGTTCAAGACGAAACACAGCGACGAATAACATCAGGACCAACAGAGAATTTTTCCATTGCCGCTGCGATTCACAGCCGATCAAACAATATGTCGAATAATTCGACGAACAAACACAGCACTGTGATAGAAACGGTCATACAATTGAAGAATGTCGGACCCTCAAATTCCATTGCAAGTATTGTGATAGGAGAGGCCACACTGAGGATAgatgtaaatttaaaaatgggACATGGGTTCCCAATGACACAGGAATTCAAGGGAGTAGGCATAATCAATCTAAGCAACAACGTCAAGGGTCTAGAGGGCACATCAATTCGCGTGGGTCCTTTCCTACTGCCCACGCCGCAGACACAGCTCCAGCGCATGAGGCCCAATCATATGGTTTCAGTGCACCAACCCAGCCAGCCTCTCAATCCAACCCTTTACATGGGTTTTCTGCAGAGCAACTCCAACAACTAGCACATGCCGTTTCTATGATGAGTTCAACTCATTCCTCTGGTAATAGCAATGCTTATGCAAATGCTGCAGGTTTGGCTCCTTTTTCCATTCCCTCCATAAATTATGTGTTCACTAAACCTTGGATTTTGGATAGCGGAGCTACTGATCACATCACTTATGATCCCACACTTTTCACTAAAACTGAATCATCACAAATGCCCATTGTTAATTTACCTACTGGTTCTCATGCCCCAATCACTTCCACTGGCACTATACcattcaattcaaatatcaCATTAGACAAAGTTTTGTGTGTTCCATCTTTTCGCTTAAATCTTATGTCTGCCAGCAAACTCACTACTTCTCTAAACTGTTGTGCCATTTTGTTTCCTACCTTCTGTGTCTTGCAGGACTTGGCTACGGGGAAGATGATTGGCTTGGGTAAACAGCGTGGTGGTCTCTATTACATGTCTCCATTGCAAAAGACACCTGTCTCATATCAAGTTTCACTCTCATCCGATTTATGGCACATGCGACTTGGACACCCATCCCCTGCTCGTCTTCGATTAGCTTCTTCATTATTGCCTTCCAatactatttcttttgatAATAATTGTAGTGTTTGTCCCATGGCCAAACAAACAAGACTTCCATTTCCTCTAAGTTCAATATCAACTAAAGCTCCTTTTGATTTGTTAcattgtgatatttggggtCCACACAAAGTTACCACACATTCAGGGGCACGTTTCTGTCTTACTATTGTGGATGACTTTACTAGGTGCACATGGATATTTTTGATGCAGCATAAATTTGAAACCCAAAACCTTCTCAAATCTTTTGTTGCTTTTGCCCACTCTCAATTCCATGCCAACATTAAAACCATTCTAGTAGACAACGGGTCTGAATTGTTCTCCATGAGggatttttttcaaaataatggCATTGAATATCAGCGCACTTGTATTTACactccacaacaaaatggagtcGTCGAACGCAAGCATCGCCACATTCTCACTGTCGCACGTGCATTACTTTTTCAGTCTCACTTACCCATTATTTTCTGGGGTGAATGTTCTTGACCGCTGTCTATCTTATTAACCGATTACCCTCATCATTACTTTCTAGTAAATCACCTTTTGAATTGTTATACAACCGTCCCCCATCACTCGACCACTTGAAAGTCTTTGGTTGTCTCTGTTATGCAACTATTGTCCATCCTATTCATAAATTTGATCCCCGTGCCACACGTTGTGTCTTTGTTGGATATCGTACTGGCCAAAAGGGTTACAAACTCTACAACTTGGAGACAAACACATTCTTTGTAAGCCGTGATGTCCGATTCTGTGAAAATACCTTCCCTTTCTCTCAATTTTTGGCCTCCCTTACCCCACATACTCCTCAGCCCTACCTTTCCTCTGATTTTCTTAACAGCTGGACCCCACCAATTGATCCGCCCAACCCACTAGCCAATCCGCCCAACCCTCCAACCAACCCACCACAAGTGCCTAACCACTCTATCCTCTCTGACGCACATGATGAGCTTGACAGCCCCACCTCTCCCATCCCACCTTTGACCCCATCCGTCGACCCCGCCCCTCCACATACAGATAATCCTATTCCTCTCATTCCCCCTCCTCGACAGTCCACTCGCTCTAAACATCCTCCGGCATG
The window above is part of the Prunus dulcis chromosome 1, ALMONDv2, whole genome shotgun sequence genome. Proteins encoded here:
- the LOC117637768 gene encoding agamous-like MADS-box protein AGL104, whose amino-acid sequence is MGRVKLEIKRIENTTNRQVTFSKRRNGLIKKAYELSILCDIDIALIMFSPSGRLSHFSGKRRIEDVFTRYINLPDQEREHAIIFPDHNKHPDLQNKEYLLRTLQQLRSENDIALQLANPTAVSSEIEELQQEIGGLQQQLQMAEEQIRIYEPDPLKITSMAEFESCEKSLMDTLTRVMQRKEYLLSNHLSSYDSSGMPQVLPGSFENEVAGWLSSGGHNQAQIYDASAPLDHQLRNLSSTLYDPFSQGTSSNADPSSMGECHVSVTNASDGELPTWPQAYSNSSGHPSTLMPSGLLPQFQHTMVGSNMPEIMPHEQVEIPVGSPNVQAYNEGAEYHENKVPQLNGH